A genomic region of Oncorhynchus mykiss isolate Arlee chromosome 2, USDA_OmykA_1.1, whole genome shotgun sequence contains the following coding sequences:
- the LOC110488583 gene encoding myeloid cell surface antigen CD33, producing the protein MWVLIWAALLFSLAERATCQRQVPTAAAPSAANTNSIIFSPEEITAQTGLCAVISCTFNHSDRVKQNAAVWYKYPANGKRKKVNHIIFHSKNSSKAQEGYNHRVYLLEPDLTKGNCSVIINDIRENDAGQYQFKIKGRTFKLTVTALTQKPSVLTPPLTEGEPATLTCTAPGICSGTPPNITWTWRGTGDNITELRDNTTTQRREDLTRVTTTHFSTLTFTPSAKHHGNKVTCLVTFNGGVTTKKTLKLNVTQEVSKDILAMLLNPPLITAFVIGAACSATIGCIILCFTGKNKKRKERTPKNSDSKSPFTNLEMVACEDQQRDAGQAVMGEQTHLQVELREGTENGGLQTSGAAGHSAPGEEPKEVDYASINYSLLKKKTPEEAEKKTTPTESDYVEIKREKKNEGGKDGGEGSGVMEEVEGEKGEEMIGKDVENENGKPVRETDEDTALYSNVKAIIGGE; encoded by the exons ATGTGGGTCCTCATCTGGGCAGCTCTACTCTTCTCTCTGGCAGAGAGAGCAACATGTCAAA GACAGGTCCCTACTGCAGCAGCTCCATCAGCTGCAAACACAAACAGCATCATCTTCAGTCCAGAAGAAATAACAGCACAGACTGGCCTATGTGCTGTTATTTCATGTACTTTCAATCACTCTGATAGAGTCAAGCAGAACGCAGCAGTATGGTACAAATACCCTGCAAATGGCAAACGTAAAAAGGTTAATCATATAATTTTCCACTCCAAAAATTCCTCTAAAGCTCAGGAGGGTTATAACCACAGAGTGTATCTACTGGAGCCAGACCTGACAAAGGGGAACTGTAGCGTGATCATCAACGACATCAGAGAGAATGATGCTGGACAGTATCAATTCAAAATTAAAGGAAGAACATTTAAACTCACAGTAACAG CTCTGACCCAGAAGCCCTCAGTGTTGACTCCTCCTCTGACAGAGGGAGAACCAGCGACCCTGACCTGCACCGCCCCGGGGATCTGCTCTGGAACTCCTCCTAACATCACATGGAcatggagagggacaggagacaacatcactgagctcagagacaacaccactacacAAAGGAGAGAGGATCTGACCCGCGTCACAACAACCCACTTCTCAACTTTGACCTTTACCCCCTCAGCTAAGCATCACGGCAACAAGGTCACGTGTCTGGTGACCTTCAATGGAGGCGTCACCACCAAGAAGACACTGAAATTGAATGTGACAC AGGAAGTATCTAAAGACATCTTGGCTATGCTGTTGAACCCACCACTGATTACTGCATTTGTGATTGGTGCAGCCTGCTCAGCCACCATCGGTTGTATCATCCTGTGTTTCACAGGGAAAAATAAAAA GCGCAAAGAGAGGACCCCAAAGAACTCAGACTCCAAAAGCCCTTTCACGAACCTGGAGATGGTGGCATGTGAAGACCAACAG AGAGATGCAGGACAGGCAGTGATGGGCGAACAGACACATCTGCAGGTGGAGCTGAGGGAGGGAACTGAAAACGGAGGGCTCCAGACCAGTGGAGCTGCGGGACACTCGGCCCCAGGGGAAGAACCAAAAGAGGTGGACTACGCCAGTATCAACTACTCCCTACTGAAGAAGAAGACACCTGAGGAGGCAGAGAAGAAGACCACTCCCACAGAGTCCGACTACGTCGAAATCAAACGAGAGAAGAAGAATGAGGGGGGAAAAGATGGTGGAGAGGGGAGTGGCGTGATGGAAGAGGTggaaggggagaagggggaggagatgaTAGGGAAGGACGTGGAGAACGAGAACGGTAAGCCAGTACGAGAGACAGATGAAGATACAGCACTTTACTCCAACGTCAAGGCTATTATTGGTGGAGAGTGA